A genomic stretch from Ovis canadensis isolate MfBH-ARS-UI-01 breed Bighorn chromosome 5, ARS-UI_OviCan_v2, whole genome shotgun sequence includes:
- the DIRAS1 gene encoding GTP-binding protein Di-Ras1, producing MPEQSNDYRVVVFGAGGVGKSSLVLRFVKGTFRDTYIPTIEDTYRQVISCDKSVCTLQITDTTGSHQFPAMQRLSISKGHAFILVFSVTSKQSLEELGPIYKLIVQIKGSVEDIPVMLVGNKCDETQREVDTREAQAVAQEWKCAFMETSAKMNYNVKELFQELLTLETRRNMSLNIDGKRSSKQKRTDRIKGKCILM from the coding sequence ATGCCTGAACAGAGCAACGACTACCGAGTGGTGGTGTTCGGGGCGGGCGGCGTGGGCAAGAGCTCGCTGGTGCTGCGCTTCGTCAAAGGCACGTTCCGGGACACTTACATCCCCACCATCGAGGACACCTACCGGCAGGTCATCAGCTGCGACAAGAGTGTGTGCACGCTGCAGATCACTGATACCACGGGCAGTCACCAGTTCCCAGCCATGCAGCGGCTGTCCATCTCCAAGGGCCATGCCTTCATCTTGGTCTTCTCGGTCACCAGCAAGCAGTCGCTGGAGGAGTTGGGCCCCATCTACAAGCTCATCGTGCAGATCAAGGGCAGCGTGGAGGACATCCCCGTCATGCTGGTGGGCAACAAGTGCGACGAGACCCAGCGGGAGGTAGACACCCGCGAGGCCCAGGCTGTGGCCCAGGAGTGGAAGTGCGCCTTCATGGAGACTTCGGCCAAGATGAACTACAACGTCAAGGAGCTCTTCCAGGAGCTGCTCACGCTGGAGACGCGCCGGAACATGAGCCTGAACATCGACGGCAAGCGCtccagcaaacagaagaggaCAGACCGCATCAAGGGCAAATGCATTCTCATGTGA